A DNA window from Candidatus Roseilinea sp. contains the following coding sequences:
- a CDS encoding dihydrolipoamide acetyltransferase component of pyruvate dehydrogenase complex, translating into MPKVGLTMTEGVIVQWHKREGDCVRKGELLFTFETEKSTLDYEAPESGVLVKILASEGHTVPCLMPVAQIEAQRAIADAPTAPPDARLAGVKHDGAPSSSLDRQRRPISPRARWRAGELGVDLAQVAGSGPDGAVRERDVLSFAQSRQPKTPRATPVAQRMAAELGVDLSRVSGSGPEGRITREDVERAAQGQRFAGAAQGKGDGSPAAPSQLPSADYQPLSPARRITAQRLAANAQIAPHVTLFTEADAAHFVVAREQIGAELGEKISYNTLLVAICARALREHPYMNASWVDSLPDNPGQPGVARHSGIHIGLAVDTSRGLLVPVLRDAGAKPLAQIHRELNQLIARTLEGQVSPDELRDGTFTITNLGMFEVDGFTPILNLPQAAILGVGRIAKKAIVTDDGAVVARPVMTLSLSFDHRVVDGAPAARFLQRIKQLIERPFALMV; encoded by the coding sequence GATGACCGAGGGCGTCATCGTGCAATGGCACAAGCGCGAAGGCGACTGCGTGCGCAAAGGTGAGCTGCTGTTCACGTTCGAGACCGAGAAATCCACGCTTGACTACGAAGCGCCGGAGTCGGGGGTGCTGGTCAAAATCCTCGCGTCGGAAGGCCACACCGTGCCGTGTTTGATGCCAGTTGCGCAGATTGAAGCACAGCGCGCGATTGCCGATGCTCCGACCGCGCCCCCGGACGCTCGGTTGGCCGGCGTGAAGCATGATGGCGCGCCCTCATCGTCGCTTGACCGGCAGCGCCGGCCAATTTCGCCGCGCGCACGGTGGCGCGCCGGTGAGCTGGGGGTTGACTTAGCGCAGGTCGCCGGCAGCGGCCCAGACGGCGCCGTGCGCGAGCGCGATGTCCTGTCGTTTGCCCAGAGCCGACAGCCCAAAACGCCGCGCGCGACGCCGGTCGCGCAGCGCATGGCCGCCGAACTCGGCGTGGATCTCTCGCGCGTGTCTGGCAGCGGCCCCGAGGGTCGCATCACCCGCGAGGACGTCGAGCGCGCAGCGCAAGGGCAGCGGTTTGCGGGTGCGGCGCAGGGGAAAGGGGATGGATCGCCGGCAGCGCCATCCCAATTGCCATCTGCCGATTACCAGCCGCTGTCGCCGGCGCGGCGCATCACGGCGCAGCGCCTGGCGGCTAACGCACAGATCGCGCCGCATGTCACCTTGTTCACCGAGGCCGATGCCGCGCACTTCGTCGTCGCCCGCGAGCAGATCGGCGCCGAGTTGGGGGAGAAGATCAGCTACAACACTTTGCTCGTCGCCATTTGCGCCCGCGCTTTGCGGGAGCATCCGTACATGAACGCGAGCTGGGTGGATTCACTGCCCGACAATCCCGGACAGCCGGGCGTCGCGCGGCATTCCGGCATCCACATTGGCCTCGCTGTGGACACGTCGCGCGGCCTGCTGGTGCCCGTGCTGCGCGATGCCGGCGCAAAGCCGTTGGCACAAATTCACCGCGAGCTGAATCAACTGATCGCGCGGACGCTGGAAGGCCAGGTGTCGCCCGATGAGCTGCGCGACGGCACGTTCACCATTACCAACCTGGGCATGTTCGAGGTGGACGGCTTCACGCCGATTCTCAACTTGCCTCAGGCAGCCATCCTGGGCGTAGGACGGATCGCAAAGAAAGCCATCGTGACCGACGACGGTGCCGTTGTCGCCCGGCCGGTGATGACGCTCAGCCTGTCCTTTGACCACCGCGTGGTGGACGGCGCGCCAGCCGCCCGCTTCCTGCAGCGCATCAAGCAGTTGATCGAGCGACCGTTCGCGCTGATGGTCTGA